Proteins encoded together in one Pseudomonas sp. Seg1 window:
- a CDS encoding LON peptidase substrate-binding domain-containing protein, protein MSLPLFPLNTVLFPGCNLDLQIFEARYLDMIGRCMKQGVGFGVVCILDGHEVGVAPQGFALVGCEARITDFQQQDNGLLGIRVQGGRRFHVLRTEVQRDQLIIADVEWLDDEPEQPLQDEDADLVALLKALAEHPMVEALNMGTEAVGQQSLANQLAYLLPFAEEDKIDLLQLDDPQQRLDAIQALLDELQGELFA, encoded by the coding sequence ATGAGTCTGCCGCTTTTTCCGCTGAACACAGTGCTGTTTCCCGGCTGCAACCTCGACTTGCAGATATTCGAGGCGCGCTATCTGGACATGATCGGCCGCTGCATGAAGCAGGGCGTCGGCTTTGGCGTGGTGTGCATCCTCGATGGCCATGAAGTCGGCGTCGCGCCGCAAGGTTTTGCTCTGGTCGGATGCGAGGCGCGCATTACCGATTTCCAACAGCAGGACAATGGCCTGCTGGGGATTCGCGTGCAGGGCGGGCGACGCTTCCACGTGCTGCGCACTGAAGTGCAGCGCGATCAACTGATCATCGCCGACGTCGAGTGGCTGGACGACGAACCCGAGCAACCGTTGCAGGATGAAGACGCCGATTTGGTGGCGTTGCTCAAGGCGCTGGCGGAACATCCGATGGTCGAAGCGTTGAACATGGGCACCGAAGCGGTCGGCCAGCAATCGCTGGCCAATCAGTTGGCGTATCTGTTGCCCTTTGCGGAAGAAGACAAGATCGACCTGCTGCAACTCGACGACCCTCAGCAACGCCTGGATGCAATACAAGCATTGCTCGATGAATTACAAGGTGAGCTGTTCGCCTAG
- a CDS encoding LrgB family protein: protein MLFDWHGAWASVIHHPLFGIGITLGAYQLVLAAFEKTRWIFLQPVLVSMLLVIGVLVGCGLTYAEYRKSTEILSILLGPATVALAVPLYLNLRRIRQLFWPIFTTLVIGGVVATGMGVALGWWFGAEHMILMTMAPKSVTSPIAMLVAEQIGGVAALAAVFVLITGVIGAIFGPALLNRLGVHSPEARGMALGMTAHAVGTAVAMQESEECGAFAALAMSLMGVATAVFLPLAVSMVV, encoded by the coding sequence ATGCTCTTCGACTGGCATGGCGCCTGGGCGTCGGTGATTCACCATCCACTGTTCGGCATCGGCATCACCCTCGGTGCCTATCAACTGGTGCTGGCGGCGTTTGAGAAAACCCGCTGGATCTTTCTGCAACCGGTGCTGGTCTCCATGCTGTTGGTGATCGGCGTGCTGGTGGGCTGCGGCCTGACCTATGCCGAGTACCGCAAGAGCACCGAGATTCTCAGCATTCTGCTCGGGCCGGCGACGGTGGCGCTGGCCGTGCCGCTGTATCTCAACCTGCGGCGCATCCGCCAATTGTTCTGGCCGATTTTTACTACGCTGGTGATAGGCGGGGTGGTCGCCACGGGCATGGGTGTGGCGCTGGGCTGGTGGTTCGGCGCCGAGCACATGATCCTGATGACCATGGCGCCGAAGTCGGTGACCTCACCGATTGCGATGCTGGTGGCCGAGCAGATCGGTGGCGTCGCGGCGCTGGCAGCGGTGTTCGTGCTGATCACCGGGGTGATCGGCGCGATCTTCGGCCCGGCGTTGTTGAACCGTCTCGGCGTGCACAGCCCCGAGGCACGCGGCATGGCGCTGGGCATGACCGCGCATGCGGTCGGCACGGCGGTGGCGATGCAGGAAAGTGAGGAGTGCGGCGCCTTCGCGGCGCTGGCGATGAGTCTGATGGGCGTGGCCACGGCGGTGTTCCTGCCGTTGGCGGTGTCGATGGTGGTGTAA
- a CDS encoding CidA/LrgA family protein, with protein sequence MLLRGLTLLVLFQLLGTALNHLLLPVLPGPIIGLLLLLIFLIIRGEVGEPLNLAASSLLRYLPLLLVPPAVGVMVYATAIAADFWAIVGALVVSLILSMAFAGVLMQRLVKRHARHSEES encoded by the coding sequence ATGTTGTTACGTGGCCTGACCCTGCTGGTGCTGTTCCAATTGCTCGGCACGGCACTCAATCATTTGCTGTTGCCGGTATTGCCGGGGCCGATCATCGGCCTGCTGTTGCTGCTGATATTCCTGATCATTCGCGGTGAAGTCGGCGAGCCGCTGAACCTCGCCGCCAGCAGTTTGCTGCGTTATCTGCCGTTGCTGCTGGTGCCACCCGCGGTGGGCGTGATGGTGTATGCCACGGCGATTGCCGCCGATTTCTGGGCGATAGTCGGTGCGCTGGTGGTGTCGCTGATCCTGTCGATGGCGTTCGCCGGCGTGCTGATGCAGCGCCTGGTCAAGCGCCACGCGCGGCATTCGGAGGAGTCCTGA
- a CDS encoding MaoC family dehydratase, which translates to MPYVPVAELKDYVGKELGRSEWLTIDQERINLFAEATGDYQFIHVDPVKAAQTPFGSTIAHGFLSLSLIPKLMEDILVLPQGVKMVVNYGLDSVRFIQPVKVNSKVRLKVDLDEVTEKKPGQWLLKATATLEIEGSDKPAYIAEPLSLCFV; encoded by the coding sequence ATGCCCTATGTTCCCGTTGCAGAGCTCAAAGATTATGTCGGCAAGGAACTCGGACGTTCCGAATGGCTCACCATCGATCAGGAACGCATCAACCTGTTCGCCGAAGCCACCGGTGATTATCAGTTCATTCACGTCGACCCGGTCAAAGCCGCGCAAACGCCATTTGGCAGCACCATTGCCCACGGTTTCCTGTCGTTGTCGCTGATCCCGAAATTGATGGAAGACATCCTCGTGCTGCCGCAGGGCGTGAAGATGGTGGTCAACTACGGCCTCGACAGCGTGCGTTTCATCCAGCCGGTCAAGGTCAATTCCAAAGTTCGCCTGAAGGTCGATCTGGACGAAGTGACCGAGAAAAAACCGGGCCAGTGGTTGCTCAAAGCCACCGCAACACTGGAGATAGAAGGCTCGGACAAACCGGCCTACATCGCCGAGCCGCTGTCGCTCTGCTTCGTTTAA
- a CDS encoding C13 family peptidase — protein MRPLASLAPIALTLMLAACGDGESLLPPDARLPDGGRYRGELVDGLLQGQGRVDYPNGSWYAGQFDKGQWHGQGEWHGSNGEVYRGQFQQGLFDGQGSLTTNASSYTGGFKLGRRDGEGTLKENAMTYRGEFKADQYSGLGRLEMDDGSSYQGQFAHGKPNGEGQRGDASGNSFTGHFVNGQLEGNGTFNSADGDIYVGGFKNNQLHGKGRYENADGDVWLGQFKEGALTGKGELIGADGSHYIGSFSDWRFSGQGRLNLPDGSFYIGGFDSDSYAGRGTLVLTDGSVLSGTWINGQRVRDADGKLLPDTLELGLLAQGRLLDDALAAIPASTPAVELYTLTLGGDGKQSVFLRESDYVANMLSTRFGAYGQIRLVNHRDHLGDRPMATRENLRRAAQTLAERSGPEDLLFIYLTSHGTAEHELVLDQPRMELADLPADELAAVLAPLKNRDKIIVISSCYSGGFIPALKDERTLIMTASRADRVSFGCSEEANFTYFGDALFAQALNQTDDLEQAFKLAKATVAERELADNFEASEPQIWAPKTVLSHWQLLRKQQARKALQSAALNDGATNSN, from the coding sequence ATGCGCCCACTCGCTTCTCTTGCCCCTATTGCCTTGACCCTGATGCTTGCCGCTTGCGGCGACGGCGAGTCGCTGTTGCCGCCGGATGCGCGCCTGCCGGACGGCGGACGCTATCGTGGCGAGTTGGTCGATGGCTTGCTGCAGGGCCAAGGGCGCGTCGACTACCCTAACGGCAGTTGGTACGCCGGGCAGTTCGACAAGGGCCAGTGGCATGGCCAGGGCGAATGGCACGGCAGCAACGGCGAGGTCTATCGCGGTCAGTTCCAGCAAGGGCTGTTCGACGGTCAAGGCAGCCTGACCACCAACGCCAGCAGTTACACCGGCGGGTTCAAGCTCGGTCGACGTGATGGCGAAGGCACTCTCAAAGAAAACGCCATGACCTACCGCGGCGAGTTCAAGGCCGATCAATATTCCGGGCTCGGCCGTCTGGAAATGGATGACGGCAGCTCCTATCAAGGCCAGTTCGCCCACGGTAAACCGAATGGCGAAGGCCAGCGCGGCGACGCCAGCGGCAACTCGTTTACCGGCCACTTCGTCAACGGTCAGCTGGAAGGCAACGGCACCTTCAATAGCGCCGACGGCGACATCTATGTCGGCGGCTTCAAGAACAATCAATTGCACGGCAAGGGTCGTTACGAAAACGCCGACGGCGACGTCTGGCTCGGCCAGTTCAAGGAAGGCGCGCTGACCGGCAAAGGCGAACTGATCGGCGCCGACGGCAGCCATTACATCGGCTCGTTCAGCGACTGGCGCTTCAGTGGCCAGGGTCGTTTGAACCTGCCCGACGGCAGCTTCTACATCGGCGGCTTCGACAGCGACAGTTACGCCGGACGTGGCACCTTGGTGCTGACCGATGGCAGCGTGCTCAGCGGCACCTGGATCAACGGCCAGCGTGTGCGCGATGCCGACGGCAAGTTGCTGCCCGACACCCTTGAACTCGGCTTGCTCGCCCAGGGCCGCCTGCTCGATGACGCACTGGCCGCCATCCCGGCCTCGACGCCTGCGGTCGAGTTGTACACCCTGACCCTCGGCGGCGACGGAAAGCAGAGCGTGTTCCTGCGCGAGTCCGATTACGTCGCCAACATGCTCAGCACGCGTTTCGGCGCCTATGGCCAGATCCGTCTGGTCAACCACCGCGACCACCTCGGCGACCGGCCGATGGCCACCCGCGAAAACCTGCGCCGCGCCGCGCAAACCCTGGCCGAACGCAGCGGCCCGGAAGATTTGCTGTTCATTTACCTGACCAGCCACGGCACCGCCGAACACGAACTTGTGCTCGACCAGCCGCGCATGGAACTGGCCGACCTGCCCGCCGACGAACTCGCCGCCGTGCTCGCACCACTGAAAAATCGCGACAAGATCATCGTGATTTCCTCATGCTATTCCGGCGGTTTCATCCCGGCCCTCAAAGACGAACGCACGCTGATCATGACCGCCTCGCGTGCCGATCGCGTGTCCTTCGGCTGTTCCGAAGAGGCTAACTTCACCTACTTCGGCGATGCGCTGTTCGCCCAGGCGCTGAACCAGACCGACGATCTCGAACAAGCTTTCAAACTGGCCAAGGCCACCGTCGCCGAGCGTGAACTGGCGGACAATTTCGAAGCCTCGGAGCCGCAAATCTGGGCGCCGAAAACCGTGCTGTCGCACTGGCAGTTGCTGCGCAAACAGCAAGCCAGAAAAGCGTTGCAAAGTGCTGCATTGAACGACGGAGCGACAAACAGCAACTAA
- a CDS encoding oxidoreductase, whose translation MYLTPQHVLLAGATGLTGEHLLDRLLNEPTITRVLAPSRRPLAEHPHLENPVGDPQAFLPQLSGRVDIAYCCLGTTIKQAGSEAAFRAVDLDMVVAFAKRAREMGARHLIVISALGADPKSSIFYNRVKGEMEEALRAQDWPQLTICRPSLLLGERTEPRLAEQLAGPLSKLIPGKYRGIEACQLARAMWRLALEEQDGVRVIESDDLRKLGK comes from the coding sequence ATGTACTTGACGCCTCAGCACGTATTGCTTGCCGGAGCCACCGGATTGACCGGTGAACATCTACTCGACCGTTTGCTCAACGAGCCAACGATTACCCGCGTGCTCGCCCCTTCCCGTCGTCCACTGGCCGAACATCCGCATCTGGAAAACCCGGTCGGCGATCCGCAGGCGTTTCTGCCGCAGCTCAGCGGGCGCGTCGACATCGCTTACTGCTGTCTCGGCACCACGATCAAACAGGCCGGTTCGGAAGCTGCGTTCCGTGCGGTGGATCTGGACATGGTGGTGGCGTTCGCCAAGCGTGCGCGGGAGATGGGCGCACGGCACCTGATCGTGATCAGTGCGTTGGGCGCCGATCCGAAGTCGTCGATTTTCTACAACCGGGTCAAGGGTGAGATGGAAGAAGCTTTGCGTGCGCAGGACTGGCCACAACTGACCATTTGCCGACCATCGCTGTTGCTGGGCGAACGCACTGAGCCCCGTCTGGCCGAGCAGTTGGCCGGGCCGTTGTCGAAGCTGATTCCGGGCAAGTATCGCGGCATCGAAGCGTGCCAACTGGCGCGCGCGATGTGGCGGCTGGCGCTGGAAGAGCAGGATGGGGTTCGGGTGATTGAGTCCGATGACTTGCGCAAGTTAGGCAAATAA
- a CDS encoding YceK/YidQ family lipoprotein — translation MNKLLASLLMMLLALQLAGCATARTLDAAKPGAPVVYSGTRLDLYAMNGGCCAVDRFGAEAPSYPGVDLPASALLDTLLLPLSLLTVIGVGFQATGGL, via the coding sequence ATGAATAAGCTGCTGGCATCTCTGCTGATGATGCTGTTGGCGCTGCAATTGGCCGGGTGCGCTACGGCGCGAACGCTCGATGCGGCCAAGCCCGGGGCGCCAGTGGTGTACTCCGGAACGCGGCTGGATTTGTATGCGATGAATGGCGGGTGTTGCGCGGTGGATCGGTTCGGTGCTGAGGCGCCGAGTTATCCGGGGGTGGATCTGCCGGCGAGTGCTTTGCTGGATACGCTGCTTTTGCCGTTGTCTTTGCTCACGGTGATTGGCGTGGGTTTTCAGGCGACTGGCGGCTTGTAG
- the ubiX gene encoding flavin prenyltransferase UbiX gives MNTFSQNGGPERITLAMTGASGAQYGLRLLDCLVREDREVHFLISKAAQLVMATETDVTLPPKPQMMQAFLTEYTGAAAGQIRVYGKEDWMSPVASGSGAPAAMVVVPCSTGTLSAIATGACNNLIERAADVTLKERRQLILVPREAPYSSIHLEHMLKLSNMGVTILPASPGFYHQPQTIDDLIDFVVARILNLLGIPQDMLPRWGEHHLSSDE, from the coding sequence ATGAACACTTTTTCGCAGAACGGCGGCCCGGAACGCATCACGCTGGCGATGACCGGCGCCTCAGGCGCGCAGTACGGTTTGCGCCTGCTCGATTGTCTGGTGCGTGAAGATCGCGAGGTGCACTTCCTGATCTCCAAGGCAGCGCAACTGGTGATGGCCACCGAGACCGACGTCACACTGCCGCCCAAGCCGCAGATGATGCAGGCGTTCCTCACCGAATACACCGGCGCAGCCGCCGGGCAGATCCGCGTGTACGGCAAGGAAGACTGGATGTCGCCGGTGGCTTCGGGCTCCGGTGCACCCGCAGCGATGGTGGTGGTGCCGTGTTCGACCGGTACGTTGTCGGCGATTGCCACGGGCGCTTGCAACAACCTGATCGAACGTGCGGCAGACGTGACGTTGAAGGAGCGTCGCCAGTTGATTCTGGTGCCGCGCGAAGCACCGTATTCGAGCATTCATCTGGAGCACATGCTCAAGCTGTCGAACATGGGCGTGACCATTCTGCCGGCCTCGCCAGGCTTCTATCACCAGCCGCAGACCATCGATGACCTGATCGATTTCGTCGTGGCGCGGATTCTCAATCTGCTGGGTATTCCTCAGGACATGCTGCCGCGTTGGGGCGAGCATCATCTGAGCAGCGATGAATAA
- the mpl gene encoding UDP-N-acetylmuramate:L-alanyl-gamma-D-glutamyl-meso-diaminopimelate ligase: MHIHILGICGTFMGSMAVLAKELGHHVTGSDANVYPPMSTQLEAQGIQLTQGYDPAQLDPAPDLVVIGNAMSRGNPAVEYVLNKGLPYVSGPQWLADHVLQGRWVLAVAGTHGKTTTSSMLAWVLEHAGMSPGFLIGGVPQNFSVSARLGGTPFFVIEADEYDSAFFDKRSKFVHYRPRTAILNNLEFDHADIFPDLPAIERQFHHLVRTIPSEGLVIHPTTEPALQRVIEMGCWTPVQTTGVGGQWQVKLLKDDGSAFEVMFEGVSQGTVEWELTGQHNVANALAALAAARHVGVVPSMGIAGLSAFKNVKRRMEKVAEVRGITIYDDFAHHPTAIATTLDGLRKRIGDAPLIAIIEPRSNSMKLGAHRDGLPESVNDADQVIWYAPANLGWDLGATAALCSVPSIVSDSLEGIIDRVKSQAQPGTHVVIMSNGGFGGLHGKLAEALQ, encoded by the coding sequence ATGCACATTCATATTCTGGGTATCTGCGGGACTTTCATGGGCTCGATGGCCGTACTGGCCAAAGAGCTGGGCCATCACGTGACCGGCTCCGACGCCAACGTCTATCCGCCGATGAGCACACAGCTTGAAGCCCAAGGCATTCAGCTGACTCAGGGCTACGACCCGGCCCAGCTCGATCCGGCGCCGGATCTGGTGGTGATCGGCAACGCCATGTCCCGCGGCAATCCAGCGGTGGAATATGTGCTGAACAAAGGCCTGCCGTACGTATCCGGCCCGCAGTGGCTGGCCGATCATGTGCTGCAAGGTCGCTGGGTCTTGGCTGTCGCTGGCACCCACGGCAAAACCACCACCAGCAGCATGCTCGCCTGGGTACTGGAGCACGCCGGCATGAGCCCGGGTTTCCTGATCGGCGGCGTGCCGCAGAACTTCTCGGTATCCGCACGTCTGGGCGGTACGCCGTTCTTTGTGATCGAAGCCGACGAATACGACAGCGCGTTCTTCGACAAACGTTCGAAGTTCGTTCACTACCGCCCACGCACCGCGATCCTCAACAACCTTGAGTTCGATCACGCGGACATCTTCCCTGATCTGCCAGCGATCGAGCGGCAATTCCATCATCTGGTGCGTACGATCCCGAGCGAAGGCCTGGTGATCCACCCGACCACCGAGCCGGCCTTGCAGCGTGTGATCGAGATGGGCTGCTGGACCCCGGTGCAGACCACCGGCGTCGGCGGTCAGTGGCAAGTCAAGTTGCTGAAAGACGATGGCTCGGCGTTCGAGGTGATGTTCGAAGGCGTGTCCCAGGGCACGGTCGAGTGGGAGCTGACCGGTCAGCACAACGTCGCCAATGCCTTGGCCGCGCTGGCGGCGGCGCGTCACGTCGGCGTCGTGCCGTCGATGGGCATTGCCGGGTTGAGTGCGTTCAAGAACGTCAAACGGCGCATGGAGAAAGTCGCTGAAGTGCGCGGCATCACCATTTACGACGACTTCGCCCATCATCCGACCGCCATTGCCACCACGCTCGACGGCCTGCGCAAGCGCATCGGCGATGCACCGCTGATCGCGATCATCGAGCCGCGCTCCAACTCGATGAAACTCGGCGCGCACCGTGACGGTTTGCCGGAGAGTGTGAACGACGCCGACCAGGTGATCTGGTACGCGCCGGCCAATCTTGGCTGGGATCTGGGCGCGACTGCTGCGCTGTGCAGCGTGCCGTCGATTGTCAGCGATTCGCTGGAAGGCATCATCGATCGCGTGAAGAGCCAGGCTCAGCCCGGCACCCACGTGGTGATCATGAGCAATGGCGGCTTCGGCGGCCTGCACGGCAAACTCGCCGAGGCGCTGCAATGA
- a CDS encoding sigma-54-dependent Fis family transcriptional regulator, giving the protein MHDNHLSRHAQQVLTATQGKPHLHGPGADPSIARSWLRCLEDYHLDPALSMAPTVLEHGRVLESRERLQQVLQIAGNEMSSLHQQLSGAGHAVLLTDARGVILNCVTAPAERKIFERAGLWLGADWSEACEGTNGIGTCLVERQALTIHQDEHFRGRHTGLTCSASPVFDPHGELLAVLDVSSARHDVSRQSQFHTMALVNLSAKMIESCYFLRCFDNQWLLRFHLQAESVGLFSEGLLAFDGEGRISAVNQSALNLLGHIRGGLLGKPVEAFFDCSLDELLGRASANASASWPLRTRDGRHLFAVLRGESRKSTPIIPSSSVVAEAPRLSSICLGDTALQADFRKALRVFERDVPLLINGETGSGKEAFAKAVHQASQRASKAFVALNCAAIPESLIESELFGYRGGSFTGARKDGMRGKLQQADGGTLFLDEIGDMPLALQTRLLRVLEDRQVVPIGGEPEAVNVRIISATHRNLLERVADGSFREDLYYRLNGLEVALPALRERSDKSQLLDFLLAEEAGGETILIEEPARQALLAFNWPGNVRQLRNVLRTLAALCDEGRIGLEDLPVMIRQARPAVELEVMQSDHPLEDAERSALLNALEQTRWHMTQTALRLGVSRNTLYRKLRKHGIERCVS; this is encoded by the coding sequence ATGCACGACAACCATTTGAGTCGCCATGCCCAACAGGTTCTTACCGCCACCCAGGGCAAACCGCACCTGCACGGGCCGGGAGCCGATCCATCGATTGCCCGCTCGTGGCTGCGCTGTCTCGAGGACTATCACCTCGATCCGGCCCTGAGCATGGCGCCCACGGTGCTTGAGCATGGGCGCGTCCTTGAAAGCCGCGAGCGCCTGCAACAGGTGTTGCAGATCGCCGGCAACGAAATGAGCAGCCTGCATCAACAACTCTCCGGCGCCGGCCATGCAGTTTTGCTGACCGATGCGCGCGGGGTGATCCTCAACTGTGTCACTGCACCTGCCGAACGCAAGATTTTCGAGCGCGCCGGCCTCTGGCTCGGCGCCGACTGGAGCGAAGCCTGTGAAGGCACCAATGGCATCGGCACCTGCCTGGTCGAACGTCAGGCGCTGACCATTCACCAGGACGAACACTTTCGCGGACGCCACACCGGTCTGACCTGTTCGGCGAGTCCGGTGTTCGATCCGCATGGCGAACTGCTCGCGGTGCTCGACGTGTCCTCGGCGCGCCACGACGTTTCGCGGCAGAGCCAGTTCCACACCATGGCGCTGGTCAATCTGTCGGCGAAGATGATCGAGAGCTGCTATTTCCTGCGTTGCTTCGATAACCAGTGGTTGCTGCGTTTTCACTTGCAGGCCGAGTCGGTCGGGTTGTTCAGTGAGGGCTTGCTGGCGTTCGACGGGGAAGGGCGGATCAGTGCGGTCAACCAGAGTGCGCTGAATCTGCTGGGGCATATTCGCGGCGGATTGCTGGGCAAGCCGGTGGAGGCGTTTTTCGATTGTTCGCTGGATGAATTGCTCGGCCGCGCGAGTGCCAATGCCAGCGCCAGTTGGCCGTTGCGCACCCGCGATGGGCGACATTTGTTTGCCGTATTACGCGGCGAGTCGCGCAAGTCGACGCCGATCATTCCTTCGTCGTCGGTTGTGGCGGAGGCGCCGCGTCTATCGAGCATTTGCCTCGGCGATACGGCTTTGCAAGCGGACTTCCGCAAAGCCCTGCGCGTGTTCGAGCGCGACGTGCCGCTGCTGATCAACGGCGAGACCGGCTCCGGCAAAGAGGCGTTTGCCAAGGCTGTCCATCAGGCCAGCCAACGCGCCAGTAAAGCCTTCGTCGCCCTCAACTGCGCGGCGATTCCCGAGAGCCTGATCGAGAGCGAGCTGTTCGGTTATCGCGGCGGCAGCTTCACCGGTGCGCGCAAGGACGGCATGCGCGGCAAGTTGCAGCAGGCCGATGGCGGCACGTTGTTCCTCGATGAAATCGGCGACATGCCGTTGGCCTTGCAGACACGCTTGTTGCGGGTGCTGGAGGATCGACAGGTGGTGCCGATCGGCGGCGAGCCGGAAGCGGTAAACGTGCGGATCATCAGCGCCACTCACCGCAATCTGCTGGAGCGGGTGGCGGACGGCAGTTTTCGCGAGGATCTGTATTACCGGCTCAATGGCCTGGAAGTGGCGTTGCCGGCGTTGCGTGAGCGCAGTGATAAATCGCAGTTGCTGGATTTCCTGCTGGCCGAGGAGGCGGGCGGCGAAACGATTCTGATCGAAGAGCCGGCGCGGCAAGCATTGCTGGCGTTCAATTGGCCGGGGAACGTGCGGCAGTTGCGCAACGTGCTGCGTACGCTGGCGGCGTTGTGTGATGAAGGGCGGATCGGGCTGGAGGATTTGCCGGTGATGATTCGTCAGGCACGGCCGGCGGTAGAGTTGGAGGTTATGCAATCCGATCATCCGCTGGAAGACGCCGAACGCTCGGCATTGCTCAATGCTTTGGAGCAGACCCGTTGGCACATGACCCAAACCGCGTTGCGGCTCGGCGTAAGCCGTAACACCCTTTATAGAAAGCTGCGCAAACATGGGATTGAGCGTTGTGTCAGTTAG
- a CDS encoding aldehyde dehydrogenase family protein, whose amino-acid sequence MRYAHPGTEGAKVSFKSKYGNYIGGEFVAPVKGQYFTNTSPVNGQPIAEFPRSTAEDIDKALDAAHAAADAWGATSVQARSLILLKIADRIEQNLELLAITETWDNGKAIRETLNADIPLAADHFRYFAGCLRAQEGSAAEIDGNTVAYHIHEPLGVVGQIIPWNFPILMAAWKLAPALAAGNCVVLKPAEQTPLGISVLVELIGDLLPPGVLNIVQGYGKEAGEALATSKRIAKIAFTGSTPVGSHIMKCAAENIIPSTVELGGKSPNIFFEDIMQAEPTFIEKAAEGLVLAFFNQGEVCTCPSRALVQESIYDEFMQVVMKKVLQIKRGDPLDTDTMVGAQASEQQFDKILSYLEIAKGEGAELLTGGKVEKLEGSLSTGYYIQPTLLKGTNKMRVFQEEIFGPVVSITTFKDEAEALAIANDTEFGLGAGLWTRDINRAYRMGRAIKAGRVWTNCYHLYPAHAAFGGYKKSGVGRETHKMMLDHYQQTKNLLVSYDINPLGFF is encoded by the coding sequence ATGCGTTACGCTCACCCCGGTACTGAAGGCGCCAAAGTCTCGTTCAAGAGCAAGTACGGTAACTACATCGGCGGCGAGTTCGTCGCGCCTGTCAAAGGTCAGTACTTCACCAACACCTCGCCAGTGAATGGCCAACCGATTGCCGAATTCCCCCGCTCCACTGCCGAAGACATCGACAAGGCACTGGACGCCGCCCACGCCGCTGCCGATGCGTGGGGCGCGACCTCCGTGCAGGCGCGCTCGCTGATCCTGCTGAAAATCGCCGACCGTATCGAACAGAACCTCGAGCTGCTGGCGATCACCGAAACCTGGGACAACGGCAAAGCCATCCGCGAAACCCTCAACGCCGACATCCCGCTGGCCGCCGACCATTTCCGCTACTTCGCTGGCTGCCTGCGCGCCCAGGAAGGCAGTGCTGCCGAAATCGACGGCAACACCGTGGCCTATCACATTCATGAACCACTGGGCGTGGTCGGCCAGATCATCCCGTGGAACTTCCCGATTCTGATGGCCGCGTGGAAACTCGCACCAGCGCTGGCCGCCGGCAACTGCGTGGTGCTCAAGCCTGCCGAGCAGACCCCGCTGGGCATCTCGGTGCTGGTCGAACTGATCGGCGACCTGCTGCCGCCGGGCGTGCTGAACATTGTTCAGGGCTACGGCAAAGAAGCCGGCGAAGCGCTGGCGACCAGCAAACGCATTGCCAAGATCGCCTTCACCGGCTCGACCCCGGTCGGCTCGCACATCATGAAATGCGCTGCCGAGAACATTATTCCGTCCACCGTTGAACTGGGTGGCAAATCGCCGAACATCTTCTTCGAAGACATCATGCAGGCCGAGCCGACTTTCATTGAGAAAGCCGCCGAAGGTCTGGTGCTCGCGTTCTTCAACCAGGGCGAAGTCTGCACCTGCCCGTCCCGCGCGCTGGTGCAGGAGTCGATCTACGACGAATTCATGCAAGTTGTGATGAAGAAAGTCCTGCAGATCAAACGTGGCGACCCGCTGGACACCGACACCATGGTCGGCGCCCAGGCGTCGGAACAGCAATTCGACAAAATCCTTTCGTACCTGGAAATCGCCAAGGGCGAAGGCGCCGAACTGCTGACCGGCGGCAAGGTGGAAAAACTCGAGGGCAGTCTGTCGACCGGCTATTACATCCAGCCGACCCTGCTCAAGGGCACGAACAAAATGCGTGTGTTCCAGGAAGAAATCTTCGGCCCGGTGGTGAGCATCACCACCTTCAAGGACGAAGCAGAAGCGCTGGCCATCGCCAACGACACCGAGTTCGGCCTCGGCGCCGGCCTGTGGACCCGCGACATCAACCGCGCTTATCGCATGGGCCGGGCGATCAAGGCCGGTCGTGTGTGGACCAACTGCTACCACCTGTACCCGGCGCATGCCGCGTTCGGCGGGTACAAGAAGTCCGGCGTCGGCCGTGAGACGCACAAGATGATGCTCGATCACTATCAGCAGACCAAAAACCTGCTGGTGAGCTACGACATCAATCCGTTGGGCTTCTTCTAA